From a region of the Sphingopyxis sp. YR583 genome:
- a CDS encoding spinster family MFS transporter has protein sequence MSAAPFPPRPAIEGRDDRYAWFVLAALCFVYILNFLDRQLLSILAKPIQDDLGISDGELGLLGGLYFAIFYCVLGIPVAWLADRTNRVRVLSVACALWSAATIACGMSTTYVQLAAARMGVGIGEAGGVPPSYSIISDYFPPERRGLALGLFNLGPPLGQALGVAFGAKVAAAYDWRLAFLLLGVAGLIAAAGVWAFVREPRRGATDAAPASAPAGDTPTFSATMKMFFARADLTLVSLAAGATQFITYATLAFTTLFLMREKGMTLDQIAIWYALVLGVGVSAGIYLSGRLVDRYAASHPEAYGLIPAISLLLAVPFFIGFVHTPAWPLAMLFLLGPTFLNYFYLTPAVTLVQNAVPARQRTLAGAVLLLIMNLIGLGLGPTWLGAVSDWFKPTHPDTSLQLAFYSLIPFYFVAIALHLALARVLKRNHRKDAHVAA, from the coding sequence ATGTCGGCAGCCCCGTTCCCGCCACGCCCTGCCATCGAGGGTCGCGATGACCGTTACGCATGGTTCGTTCTGGCCGCGCTCTGTTTCGTTTACATCCTCAACTTTCTCGACCGGCAATTGCTGTCGATCCTCGCCAAGCCGATCCAGGACGATCTCGGGATCAGCGACGGCGAACTCGGGCTGCTCGGCGGGCTATATTTTGCGATATTCTATTGCGTCCTCGGCATTCCGGTCGCGTGGCTCGCCGACCGGACGAACCGCGTCCGCGTGCTGTCCGTTGCTTGCGCGCTGTGGAGCGCGGCGACAATCGCGTGCGGCATGTCGACGACTTATGTCCAGCTGGCGGCGGCGCGGATGGGCGTCGGCATCGGCGAGGCGGGCGGGGTGCCGCCGTCCTACTCGATCATCTCCGACTATTTTCCGCCCGAACGGCGCGGGCTGGCACTCGGCCTGTTCAACCTCGGCCCGCCGCTCGGGCAGGCGCTGGGCGTCGCCTTCGGTGCCAAGGTCGCGGCCGCCTACGACTGGCGCCTCGCCTTTCTGCTGCTCGGCGTCGCCGGACTGATCGCCGCGGCGGGCGTTTGGGCCTTCGTCCGCGAACCGCGACGCGGGGCGACCGATGCCGCGCCTGCATCCGCCCCGGCCGGCGACACGCCGACCTTCAGTGCAACGATGAAGATGTTCTTTGCGCGTGCCGACCTGACGCTCGTCTCGCTGGCGGCGGGGGCGACGCAGTTCATCACCTATGCGACGCTCGCTTTCACAACGCTGTTCCTGATGCGCGAGAAGGGGATGACGCTCGACCAGATCGCGATCTGGTATGCGTTGGTGCTGGGTGTGGGGGTGAGCGCGGGCATCTATCTGTCGGGCCGTCTCGTCGATCGTTATGCCGCAAGTCATCCCGAAGCTTATGGGCTGATTCCCGCGATTTCGCTGTTGCTCGCGGTCCCCTTTTTCATCGGCTTCGTGCACACGCCGGCCTGGCCGCTCGCGATGCTTTTCCTGCTCGGCCCGACTTTCCTCAACTATTTCTACCTGACGCCCGCGGTGACGCTGGTCCAGAATGCCGTTCCTGCGCGCCAGCGGACGCTGGCCGGGGCGGTTCTGCTGCTCATCATGAATCTGATCGGGCTCGGGCTCGGCCCGACCTGGCTCGGCGCGGTGAGCGACTGGTTCAAGCCGACGCACCCGGACACTTCGCTGCAGCTCGCTTTCTACAGCCTCATTCCCTTCTATTTCGTCGCGATCGCGCTTCATCTCGCGCTCGCGCGGGTTTTGAAGCGCAACCACCGAAAGGACGCCCATGTCGCCGCTTAA
- a CDS encoding TonB-dependent receptor has protein sequence MRKLLLSVSAVALLGPASALAQGAPAPIDETANADDGEIVVTAERRNVSLQRTSVAATVLTGEDLVRKSVNSVEGLQFASPSLTVNTTGQGNAFNIRGIGKTEQNSAIGVGVITYRDGVATLPGYFQSEPYYDIASVEVLRGPQGTFAGGNATGGAVFITEQNPVFDRVGGYFLAQYGNYDHIKLQGALNIPDSDTLAIRFAGNMERRDTFYDVSGPWTGNPGNRRDYSGRVSIAWEPTPELRILLKGDYNNIEYGGLPASRATEAGDPLKVANDAHLSGRDEFGRIVLNAQYKLASGLTLRSISGFQRGTTQISYDADGTATIVPALSFRDRISEEIWSQEFNIISPDTGPFTWILGGYYQHDKIIIPEKGGYYSDATPNTPTALDIEIVGTNPKTALAAFGQVGYELADGLQITVGGRWSRTTSANDAEARAYFTGIPGPILTLAQVDRTVNRKVNGKVAINWTVDPDNFLYAFVATGTKAGGLNGPNILGRTPLAFDPEDVTDFELGWKSTWFDGHLRTQLGGYYNIYKNFQISIVDPFAPSISSIFNVPGKTKLYGAEFSAQGSFDAFSFDVAASVSNSKLGTFFAADPRLGGAATACDPESGPAGGRCVDLSGNEQAYAPKLTLSAGAQYAIPLGSDATLTPRVDFAHIAANWGSLFQNRLFGDRLEARNILNAQLTLTTGDWTVAAYGTNLTNQHYVAAINGARRLAGAPRQYGLRVSRSF, from the coding sequence ATGAGGAAGCTGCTGCTTTCCGTGTCGGCCGTCGCCTTGCTCGGCCCCGCGTCCGCCCTTGCGCAAGGCGCGCCTGCACCGATCGATGAAACAGCCAATGCCGACGATGGCGAAATCGTCGTCACCGCCGAGCGTCGCAACGTCAGCCTGCAACGGACCAGCGTCGCCGCGACCGTGCTGACGGGCGAGGATCTGGTCCGCAAGAGCGTCAACAGCGTCGAGGGGCTGCAATTCGCGTCGCCGTCGCTGACCGTGAACACCACCGGCCAGGGCAATGCATTCAACATCCGCGGGATCGGCAAGACCGAACAGAATAGCGCGATCGGCGTCGGCGTGATCACCTATCGCGACGGCGTCGCGACGCTGCCGGGCTATTTCCAGAGCGAACCCTATTACGACATTGCGAGCGTCGAGGTACTGCGCGGGCCGCAGGGTACGTTCGCGGGCGGCAACGCGACCGGCGGCGCGGTGTTCATCACCGAACAGAATCCGGTGTTCGACCGTGTCGGCGGCTATTTCCTCGCCCAATATGGCAATTACGACCATATCAAGCTGCAGGGCGCGCTTAATATTCCGGACAGCGACACGCTGGCGATCCGCTTTGCCGGCAACATGGAGCGTCGCGATACCTTCTATGACGTGTCGGGCCCGTGGACCGGCAACCCCGGCAACCGCCGCGACTATAGCGGCCGCGTCAGCATCGCGTGGGAACCGACCCCCGAACTGCGCATCCTGCTGAAGGGCGATTACAACAATATCGAATATGGCGGTCTGCCGGCGAGCCGGGCGACCGAAGCCGGCGATCCGCTGAAGGTCGCCAACGACGCGCATCTCAGCGGCCGCGACGAATTCGGGCGCATCGTGCTCAACGCCCAATATAAGCTCGCCAGCGGGCTGACGCTACGCTCGATCAGTGGCTTCCAGCGCGGAACGACCCAGATTTCCTACGATGCCGACGGGACCGCGACGATCGTGCCGGCCCTGTCGTTCCGCGACCGGATCAGCGAGGAAATCTGGTCGCAGGAATTCAATATCATCTCGCCCGATACCGGTCCCTTCACCTGGATTCTGGGTGGCTATTACCAGCATGACAAGATCATCATTCCGGAAAAGGGCGGCTATTATTCGGATGCGACGCCGAACACGCCGACCGCGCTCGACATCGAGATCGTCGGCACCAATCCCAAGACCGCGCTCGCGGCCTTCGGACAGGTCGGGTACGAGCTGGCCGATGGGCTCCAGATCACCGTCGGCGGACGCTGGTCGCGGACGACGTCGGCGAACGATGCCGAGGCGCGGGCCTATTTCACCGGGATTCCCGGCCCCATCCTGACGCTCGCGCAGGTCGACCGGACCGTCAACCGCAAGGTGAACGGCAAGGTCGCGATCAACTGGACGGTCGATCCCGACAATTTCCTCTATGCCTTCGTCGCCACCGGAACCAAGGCGGGCGGCCTCAACGGCCCGAATATCCTCGGCCGCACCCCGCTTGCCTTCGATCCCGAGGACGTCACCGATTTCGAACTGGGCTGGAAGAGCACATGGTTCGACGGCCATCTGCGCACGCAGCTCGGCGGCTATTACAATATCTACAAGAATTTCCAGATCAGCATCGTCGATCCGTTTGCACCCAGCATTTCCTCGATCTTCAACGTGCCGGGCAAGACCAAACTCTATGGTGCGGAGTTTTCGGCGCAGGGGAGTTTCGATGCCTTTTCGTTCGACGTCGCCGCGTCGGTGTCGAATTCGAAACTCGGGACTTTCTTTGCCGCCGATCCGCGGCTCGGCGGCGCCGCGACCGCGTGCGATCCCGAAAGCGGCCCGGCCGGCGGGCGGTGCGTCGATCTGTCGGGTAACGAACAGGCCTATGCGCCGAAGCTGACGCTCAGCGCCGGCGCGCAATATGCGATCCCGCTCGGCAGCGATGCCACGCTGACGCCGCGCGTTGACTTTGCTCATATCGCCGCAAACTGGGGCAGCCTGTTCCAGAACCGGCTGTTCGGCGACCGGCTGGAGGCGCGCAACATCCTGAACGCCCAGCTGACGCTCACCACCGGCGACTGGACGGTCGCGGCCTATGGCACCAACCTGACGAACCAGCATTATGTCGCGGCGATCAACGGTGCGCGCCGCCTTGCGGGTGCCCCGCGTCAATATGGCCTGCGCGTCAGCCGAAGCTTCTGA